One genomic window of Arvicola amphibius chromosome 4, mArvAmp1.2, whole genome shotgun sequence includes the following:
- the Ntn3 gene encoding netrin-3 — translation MPTWPWGLLLTAGTLSAALSPGLPATADPCYDEAGEPRCCIPGLVNAALGREVLASSTCGRPANRVCDSSDPQRAHSADLLTSAPGTASPLCWRSDLLQRSPFNVTLTVPLGKAFELVFVSLRFCSAPPTSVALLKSQDHGRSWVPLGFFSSSCSLDYGRPPAPVDGPAGPGPEALCFPAPQAQPDGGGLLAFSVQDGSPQGLDLDNSPVLQDWVTATDIRILLTRPATLGDIRDREVTVPYSYSATELQVGGRCKCNGHASRCLLDSHGHLICDCQHGTEGPDCSRCKPFYCDRPWQRATGQEAHACLACSCNGHARRCRFNMELYRLSGRRSGGVCLNCRHNTAGRHCHYCREGFYRDPGRVLSDRRACRACDCHPVGAAGKTCNQTTGQCPCKDGVTGLTCNRCAPGFQQSRSPVAPCVKTPVPGPTEESSPVEPQDCESHCRPARGSYRISLKKFCRKDYAVQVSVGARGEARGAWTRFPVAVLAVFRSGEERARRGSNALWVPTLDAACGCPRLLPGRRYLLLGSGPGVAAGSTAGRGPGLSAARGSLVLPWRDAWTRRLRRMQRRERRGRCGTA, via the exons ATGCCCACCTGGCCCTGGGGGCTGCTGCTGACCGCAGGCACGCTCTCCGCCGCACTGAGCCCAGGGCTGCCGGCCACCGCCGACCCCTGCTATGATGAGGCGGGTGAACCCCGCTGTTGTATTCCGGGCCTAGTGAACGCTGCTCTGGGCCGAGAGGTGCTGGCGTCCAGCACGTGCGGGAGGCCGGCCAATCGCGTCTGCGATTCCTCGGACCCGCAGCGGGCACACTCTGCAGACCTCCTGACCTCTGCTCCGGGCACTGCAAGTCCTCTCTGTTGGCGCTCCGATTTGCTGCAACGGTCACCCTTCAACGTAACCCTCACGGTGCCCCTGGGGAAGGCTTTTGAGCTGGTCTTCGTGAGCCTACGCTTCTGCTCGGCTCCCCCAACCTCCGTGGCCTTGCTTAAGTCGCAGGACCATGGCCGCAGCTGGGTCCCCCTGGGCTTCTTCTCCTCCAGTTGTAGCCTGGACTATGGCCGTCCGCCTGCTCCTGTTGATGGCCCTGCTGGTCCAGGGCCAGAAGCCCTCTGCTTCCCAGCCCCCCAGGCCCAGCCTGATGGTGGAGGCCTTCTAGCCTTCAGTGTGCAGGATGGCAGCCCGCAGGGCCTGGATCTGGACAACAGTCCCGTGCTCCAAGACTGGGTGACTGCCACAGATATTCGCATATTACTCACAAGGCCTGCCACACTGGGGGACATAAGGGACCGGGAGGTCACAGTCCCTTATTCCTACTCAGCTACTGAGCTCCAGGTGGGAGGTCGATGCAAGTGCAATGGGCACGCCTCACGGTGTCTGTTGGACAGCCATGGCCACCTGATCTGCGACTGCCAGCATGGCACAGAGGGCCCTGACTGCAGCCGCTGCAAGCCCTTCTACTGTGACAGGCCATGGCAGCGGGCTACAGGGCAGGAAGCCCACGCTTGCCTTG CTTGCTCCTGCAATGGCCATGCCCGGAGATGCCGCTTCAACATGGAGCTGTACCGACTGTCTGGGCGCCGCAGTGGGGGTGTGTGCCTCAACTGCCGGCACAATACTGCTGGTCGCCACTGCCACTACTGCCGGGAGGGCTTCTATCGTGACCCAGGCCGTGTCCTGAGTGACCGCCGTGCTTGCAGAG CTTGTGACTGCCATCCAGTTGGTGCTGCTGGCAAAACCTGTAACCAGACCACTGGCCAGTGTCCCTGTAAGGATGGTGTTACTGGCCTCACCTGTAACCGCTGTGCCCCAGGCTTCCAGCAGAGCCGGTCTCCTGTGGCGCCCTGTGTTA AGACCCCCGTCCCTGGACCCACTGAAGAAAGCAGTCCTGTGGAGCCACAGG ACTGTGAGTCACATTGCAGACCTGCGCGTGGCAGTTATCGAATCAGCCTGAAGAAGTTCTGCCGAAAGGACTATG CGGTGCAGGTGTCAGTGGGTGCGCGCGGCGAGGCCCGCGGCGCGTGGACACGCTTTCCGGTAGCAGTGCTTGCTGTGTTCCGCAGCGGGGAGGAGCGCGCTCGGCGCGGGAGCAACGCGCTGTGGGTACCAACCCTAGACGCCGCCTGCGGTTGCCCGCGCCTTCTACCCGGCCGGCGTTACTTGCTGCTGGGGAGCGGGCCCGGGGTTGCAGCTGGAAGCACAGCGGGCCGGGGACCCGGACTCAGCGCAGCCCGTGGAAGCCTCGTGCTGCCTTGGAGAGACGCCTGGACTCGGCGCCTCCGGAGGATGCAGAGGCGCGAGCGGCGGGGGCGCTGCGGGACCGCCTGA
- the Tbc1d24 gene encoding TBC1 domain family member 24 isoform X1, which yields MDSSGYNCFVDRDKMDASIQDLGPKELNCTELQELKQLARQGYWAQSHALRGKVYQRLIRDIPCRTVTPDASVYSDIVGKIVGKHSSSSLPLPEFVDNTQVPTYCLNTRGEGAVRKILLCIANQFPDISFCPALPAVVALLLHYSIDEAECFEKACRILACNDPSKKLIDQSFLAFESSCMTFGDLVNKYCQAAHKLMVAVSEDVLQVYSDWQRWLFGELPLNYFARVFDVFLVEGYKVLYRVALAILKFFHKVRAGQPLESDNIKQDIRMFVKDIAKTVSPEKLLEKAFAIRLFSRKEIQLLQMANEKALKQKGITVKQKSVSLSKRQFVHLAVHAENFRSEIVSVKEMRDIWSWIPERFALCQPLLLFSSLQHGYSLTRFYFQCEGHEPTLLLIKTTQKEVCGAYLSTDWSERNKFGGKLGFFGTGECFVFRLQPEVQRYEWVVIKHPELTRPTSLKSSETAAAPSLLSHSVSSDPADRLSPFLAARHFNLPSKTESMFMAGGNDCLIIGGGGGQALYIDGDLNRGRTGHCDTFNNQPLCSENFLISAVEAWGFQDPDTQ from the exons ATGGACTCCTCAGGATACAACTGCTTTGTGGACAGAGACAAGATGGACGCATCCATCCAGGACCTGGGGCCAAAGGAACTGAACTGCACTGAGCTTCAGGAGTTGAAGCAACTAGCACGCCAGGGCTACTGGGCTCAGAGCCACGCCCTGCGGGGGAAAGTGTACCAGCGCCTGATCCGGGACATCCCCTGCCGCACGGTCACACCTGATGCCAGTGTGTACAGCGACATCGTGGGCAAGATTGTGGGCAAGCACAGCAGTAGTAGCCTGCCCTTGCCCGAGTTTGTAGACAACACTCAGGTGCCCACCTACTGCCTGAACACGCGGGGTGAGGGGGCTGTGCGCAAGATTCTGCTGTGTATCGCCAATCAGTTCCCCGACATCTccttctgccctgccctgcctgccgTGGTGGCCCTGCTGCTGCACTACAGCATTGACGAGGCCGAGTGCTTCGAAAAGGCTTGCCGCATCCTGGCCTGCAACGACCCCAGCAAGAAGCTCATTGACCAGAGCTTCCTGGCTTTTGAGTCCTCCTGCATGACGTTTGGGGACCTGGTGAACAAGTACTGCCAGGCAGCCCACAAACTGATGGTGGCTGTGTCGGAGGATGTCCTGCAGGTCTACTCTGACTGGCAGCGGTGGCTGTTCGGGGAGCTGCCCCTCAACTACTTTGCCCGTGTCTTTGATGTCTTCCTTGTAGAAGGCTATAAGGTATTATACCGAGTCGCTCTGGCCATCCTCAAGTTCTTCCACAAGGTGAGAGCAGGCCAGCCCCTCGAATCAGATAACATAAAGCAAGACATCCGCATGTTTGTCAAGGACATTGCCAAGACAGTGTCCCCTGAGAAGCTATTAGAGAAGGCCTTTGCCATCCGCCTGTTTTCCCGCAAGGAGATCCAGCTCTTACAAATGGCCAATGAGAAAGCACTAAAGCAGAAGGGCATTACTGTCAAGCAGAAGAG TGTCTCACTTTCTAAAAG GCAGTTTGTGCACTTGGCTGTCCATGCAGAAAACTTCCGCTCAGAGATTGTCAGCGTGAAGGAGATGAGAGACATTTGGTCCTGGATCCCTGAGCGTTTTGCCCTCTGCCAACCCctcctgctcttctcctcttTGCAGCATGGGTACAGCTTAACCAG GTTCTATTTCCAGTGTGAAGGACACGAGCCCACCCTCCTGCTCATCAAGACCACGCAAAAGGAG GTTTGTGGCGCTTACCTGTCAACAGACTGGAGCGAAAGAAATAAGTTTGGAGGCAAACTGGGGTTCTTCGGAACTGGAGAATGCTTTGTTTTTAGG CTGCAGCCAGAGGTGCAGCGTTACGAGTGGGTGGTCATCAAGCACCCAGAGTTGACCAGGCCGACATCCCTCAAGTCCTCAGAGACTGCAGctgctccttccctcctcagCCACTCCGTCTCTTCAGACCCTGCTGATCGGCTGtctcctttcctggctgcccggcACTTCAACCTGCCCTCCAAGACAGAGTCCATGTTCATGGCTGGGGGCAATGACTGCCTCATCATTG GGGGAGGAGGTGGCCAAGCACTCTACATTGACGGGGATCTGAACCGAGGCCGCACTGGACACTGCGACACTTTCAACAACCAGCCCCTCTGCTCTGAGAACTTCCTTATCTCAGCTGTGGAGGCTTGGGGCTTCCAAGACCCTGACACCCAGTGA
- the Tbc1d24 gene encoding TBC1 domain family member 24 isoform X2, giving the protein MDSSGYNCFVDRDKMDASIQDLGPKELNCTELQELKQLARQGYWAQSHALRGKVYQRLIRDIPCRTVTPDASVYSDIVGKIVGKHSSSSLPLPEFVDNTQVPTYCLNTRGEGAVRKILLCIANQFPDISFCPALPAVVALLLHYSIDEAECFEKACRILACNDPSKKLIDQSFLAFESSCMTFGDLVNKYCQAAHKLMVAVSEDVLQVYSDWQRWLFGELPLNYFARVFDVFLVEGYKVLYRVALAILKFFHKVRAGQPLESDNIKQDIRMFVKDIAKTVSPEKLLEKAFAIRLFSRKEIQLLQMANEKALKQKGITVKQKRQFVHLAVHAENFRSEIVSVKEMRDIWSWIPERFALCQPLLLFSSLQHGYSLTRFYFQCEGHEPTLLLIKTTQKEVCGAYLSTDWSERNKFGGKLGFFGTGECFVFRLQPEVQRYEWVVIKHPELTRPTSLKSSETAAAPSLLSHSVSSDPADRLSPFLAARHFNLPSKTESMFMAGGNDCLIIGGGGGQALYIDGDLNRGRTGHCDTFNNQPLCSENFLISAVEAWGFQDPDTQ; this is encoded by the exons ATGGACTCCTCAGGATACAACTGCTTTGTGGACAGAGACAAGATGGACGCATCCATCCAGGACCTGGGGCCAAAGGAACTGAACTGCACTGAGCTTCAGGAGTTGAAGCAACTAGCACGCCAGGGCTACTGGGCTCAGAGCCACGCCCTGCGGGGGAAAGTGTACCAGCGCCTGATCCGGGACATCCCCTGCCGCACGGTCACACCTGATGCCAGTGTGTACAGCGACATCGTGGGCAAGATTGTGGGCAAGCACAGCAGTAGTAGCCTGCCCTTGCCCGAGTTTGTAGACAACACTCAGGTGCCCACCTACTGCCTGAACACGCGGGGTGAGGGGGCTGTGCGCAAGATTCTGCTGTGTATCGCCAATCAGTTCCCCGACATCTccttctgccctgccctgcctgccgTGGTGGCCCTGCTGCTGCACTACAGCATTGACGAGGCCGAGTGCTTCGAAAAGGCTTGCCGCATCCTGGCCTGCAACGACCCCAGCAAGAAGCTCATTGACCAGAGCTTCCTGGCTTTTGAGTCCTCCTGCATGACGTTTGGGGACCTGGTGAACAAGTACTGCCAGGCAGCCCACAAACTGATGGTGGCTGTGTCGGAGGATGTCCTGCAGGTCTACTCTGACTGGCAGCGGTGGCTGTTCGGGGAGCTGCCCCTCAACTACTTTGCCCGTGTCTTTGATGTCTTCCTTGTAGAAGGCTATAAGGTATTATACCGAGTCGCTCTGGCCATCCTCAAGTTCTTCCACAAGGTGAGAGCAGGCCAGCCCCTCGAATCAGATAACATAAAGCAAGACATCCGCATGTTTGTCAAGGACATTGCCAAGACAGTGTCCCCTGAGAAGCTATTAGAGAAGGCCTTTGCCATCCGCCTGTTTTCCCGCAAGGAGATCCAGCTCTTACAAATGGCCAATGAGAAAGCACTAAAGCAGAAGGGCATTACTGTCAAGCAGAAGAG GCAGTTTGTGCACTTGGCTGTCCATGCAGAAAACTTCCGCTCAGAGATTGTCAGCGTGAAGGAGATGAGAGACATTTGGTCCTGGATCCCTGAGCGTTTTGCCCTCTGCCAACCCctcctgctcttctcctcttTGCAGCATGGGTACAGCTTAACCAG GTTCTATTTCCAGTGTGAAGGACACGAGCCCACCCTCCTGCTCATCAAGACCACGCAAAAGGAG GTTTGTGGCGCTTACCTGTCAACAGACTGGAGCGAAAGAAATAAGTTTGGAGGCAAACTGGGGTTCTTCGGAACTGGAGAATGCTTTGTTTTTAGG CTGCAGCCAGAGGTGCAGCGTTACGAGTGGGTGGTCATCAAGCACCCAGAGTTGACCAGGCCGACATCCCTCAAGTCCTCAGAGACTGCAGctgctccttccctcctcagCCACTCCGTCTCTTCAGACCCTGCTGATCGGCTGtctcctttcctggctgcccggcACTTCAACCTGCCCTCCAAGACAGAGTCCATGTTCATGGCTGGGGGCAATGACTGCCTCATCATTG GGGGAGGAGGTGGCCAAGCACTCTACATTGACGGGGATCTGAACCGAGGCCGCACTGGACACTGCGACACTTTCAACAACCAGCCCCTCTGCTCTGAGAACTTCCTTATCTCAGCTGTGGAGGCTTGGGGCTTCCAAGACCCTGACACCCAGTGA
- the Tbc1d24 gene encoding TBC1 domain family member 24 isoform X3: MDSSGYNCFVDRDKMDASIQDLGPKELNCTELQELKQLARQGYWAQSHALRGKVYQRLIRDIPCRTVTPDASVYSDIVGKIVGKHSSSSLPLPEFVDNTQVPTYCLNTRGEGAVRKILLCIANQFPDISFCPALPAVVALLLHYSIDEAECFEKACRILACNDPSKKLIDQSFLAFESSCMTFGDLVNKYCQAAHKLMVAVSEDVLQVYSDWQRWLFGELPLNYFARVFDVFLVEGYKVLYRVALAILKFFHKVRAGQPLESDNIKQDIRMFVKDIAKTVSPEKLLEKAFAIRLFSRKEIQLLQMANEKALKQKGITVKQKSVSLSKRFYFQCEGHEPTLLLIKTTQKEVCGAYLSTDWSERNKFGGKLGFFGTGECFVFRLQPEVQRYEWVVIKHPELTRPTSLKSSETAAAPSLLSHSVSSDPADRLSPFLAARHFNLPSKTESMFMAGGNDCLIIGGGGGQALYIDGDLNRGRTGHCDTFNNQPLCSENFLISAVEAWGFQDPDTQ, translated from the exons ATGGACTCCTCAGGATACAACTGCTTTGTGGACAGAGACAAGATGGACGCATCCATCCAGGACCTGGGGCCAAAGGAACTGAACTGCACTGAGCTTCAGGAGTTGAAGCAACTAGCACGCCAGGGCTACTGGGCTCAGAGCCACGCCCTGCGGGGGAAAGTGTACCAGCGCCTGATCCGGGACATCCCCTGCCGCACGGTCACACCTGATGCCAGTGTGTACAGCGACATCGTGGGCAAGATTGTGGGCAAGCACAGCAGTAGTAGCCTGCCCTTGCCCGAGTTTGTAGACAACACTCAGGTGCCCACCTACTGCCTGAACACGCGGGGTGAGGGGGCTGTGCGCAAGATTCTGCTGTGTATCGCCAATCAGTTCCCCGACATCTccttctgccctgccctgcctgccgTGGTGGCCCTGCTGCTGCACTACAGCATTGACGAGGCCGAGTGCTTCGAAAAGGCTTGCCGCATCCTGGCCTGCAACGACCCCAGCAAGAAGCTCATTGACCAGAGCTTCCTGGCTTTTGAGTCCTCCTGCATGACGTTTGGGGACCTGGTGAACAAGTACTGCCAGGCAGCCCACAAACTGATGGTGGCTGTGTCGGAGGATGTCCTGCAGGTCTACTCTGACTGGCAGCGGTGGCTGTTCGGGGAGCTGCCCCTCAACTACTTTGCCCGTGTCTTTGATGTCTTCCTTGTAGAAGGCTATAAGGTATTATACCGAGTCGCTCTGGCCATCCTCAAGTTCTTCCACAAGGTGAGAGCAGGCCAGCCCCTCGAATCAGATAACATAAAGCAAGACATCCGCATGTTTGTCAAGGACATTGCCAAGACAGTGTCCCCTGAGAAGCTATTAGAGAAGGCCTTTGCCATCCGCCTGTTTTCCCGCAAGGAGATCCAGCTCTTACAAATGGCCAATGAGAAAGCACTAAAGCAGAAGGGCATTACTGTCAAGCAGAAGAG TGTCTCACTTTCTAAAAG GTTCTATTTCCAGTGTGAAGGACACGAGCCCACCCTCCTGCTCATCAAGACCACGCAAAAGGAG GTTTGTGGCGCTTACCTGTCAACAGACTGGAGCGAAAGAAATAAGTTTGGAGGCAAACTGGGGTTCTTCGGAACTGGAGAATGCTTTGTTTTTAGG CTGCAGCCAGAGGTGCAGCGTTACGAGTGGGTGGTCATCAAGCACCCAGAGTTGACCAGGCCGACATCCCTCAAGTCCTCAGAGACTGCAGctgctccttccctcctcagCCACTCCGTCTCTTCAGACCCTGCTGATCGGCTGtctcctttcctggctgcccggcACTTCAACCTGCCCTCCAAGACAGAGTCCATGTTCATGGCTGGGGGCAATGACTGCCTCATCATTG GGGGAGGAGGTGGCCAAGCACTCTACATTGACGGGGATCTGAACCGAGGCCGCACTGGACACTGCGACACTTTCAACAACCAGCCCCTCTGCTCTGAGAACTTCCTTATCTCAGCTGTGGAGGCTTGGGGCTTCCAAGACCCTGACACCCAGTGA